The Coffea arabica cultivar ET-39 chromosome 3c, Coffea Arabica ET-39 HiFi, whole genome shotgun sequence genome contains a region encoding:
- the LOC113734224 gene encoding uncharacterized protein isoform X1 → MSADNGDMDLGLSLGCSSNCIRTKLKENSGAGVNAASIIDMTYAASNSLSELIWSPHSGLSVKCAERSLADKKPFLLWNVGPSNRIPSLSQGISCNGTDDETKMEENFIISEAAFHVDSEIVQRASLSQSPGSTARPIIGSSHVQNMEVVSKELTKSQSTESRDEMDEEKIEKDILVKERGENAGYLDENDKESCDPCNERIAIMAERSQENTGPIGSNIDMARTKALSGDLNMGISNDFNPIVSKAVNGGQFLEEVTTAAEVHRETVSEAQITPPQISMYLDEPNKEVKGAFEEERKNKSKIHGSMVPILQKLEHTAENDLQHPMTKDAYQQNEERLLRGCSLPLETSPGDGSKQPCPLKGKEKALSDSNIGGRFSNNLDDSQESVESCTSTGLLGKRRWKFDQQLICESKRVKQQTDGCPESTSLIKHDRSFMNWISNMVNGFSKSNHEEVPSLGLTHAHSSREQTDILHETMICREHQESVSKNMGFQTIFRSLYRSGVKLIETQVSRDDSSVERLQNLVQADKINVQRSSINSSVQNRVSLGHIFMADEKILPSSTECVVSQSDQAWNLSAIPIKNEFSTDSAEDKAPSNQEFCKGNTGISSSNSLGHHKMTAAENANTQVASDGRETYDLSNKNNLLGSLWITRFSTKTNSIPLNLNHSKRDNCLAIDGLGDCERPNTQNQKSLSFPIEEKHSDTRVNGNSGDLVKNLETFAASAEFSLGFKEIHERKHSNSVLKIQSTLPSQGPESSEAMASTFARRVDALKHIIPSEAKKDANFTAATCFYCGKSGHNLQDCSEVMESELEDLLINMSSCNWPEDSPCLCIRCFQIDHWAITCPVVTSNRQHQLENKMSFVKCQNVSKPILFSGNQRKACFLDKGDHLKVGLCSGEEPSMNTGLRNLVFNPEEFSGNNLGSDETEKRKTSNSGKKKLIEHQNLPLSNLVSERIEEVPKVIFDAVRRLQLSRADILKWINSDVSLLHLEGLFLRLRLGKWEAGLGGTGYYVACITGEPVKDSKTSISVSVGGIKCSVGSQYVSNQDFLEDELKVWWSRILRNGGKIPSTEDLETKLRQRIKSGF, encoded by the exons ATGAGTGCTGACAATGGCGACATGGATTTGGGGCTTTCCCTTGGATGTTCCAGTAACTGCATCAGGACAAAGTTGAAGGAAAATTCTGGTGCAGGTGTAAATGCAGCATCAATAATCGACATGACATATGCAGCATCTAATTCCCTGTCTGAATTAATTTGGTCCCCGCACAGCGGTTTGAGTGTCAAATGTGCTGAGCGCAGCTTAGCAGATAAGAAGCCTTTTCTTTTGTGGAATGTGGGACCAAGCAATAGGATTCCTTCACTATCTCAAGGTATCAGCTGCAATGGAACTGATGATGAGACAAAGATGGAGGAAAATTTCATTATTTCAGAGGCAGCATTCCATGTGGACAGTGAGATTGTGCAGAGAGCTAGTTTGAGTCAATCTCCTGGAAGCACTGCCAGGCCAATAATTGGTTCAAGCCATGTACAAAATATGG AGGTTGTTTCTAAGGAACTGACTAAGAGTCAATCGACAGAGAGCAGAGATGAAATGGATGaagagaaaattgagaaagaCATTTTAGTTAAAGAAAGAGGTGAAAATGCTGGCTATCTTGATGAGAATGATAAAGAATCATGTGATCCATGCAATGAGCGAATTGCTATTATGGCtgaaagaagtcaagagaataCAG GTCCTATTGGTTCCAATATTGACATGGCAAGAACCAAAGCCTTATCTGGGGATCTTAATATGGGAATTTCGAATGATTTTAATCCTATTGTTAGCAAGGCTGTTAATGGTGGGCAGTTCCTTGAAGAAGTGACTACAGCTGCTGAAGTTCACAGGGAAACAGTATCTGAAGCACAGATTACCCCACCACAGATATCAATGTATCTTGACGAACCTAACAAGGAAGTGAAGGGGGCTTTTGAAGAAGAGCGAAAAAACAAGAGCAAGATACATGGGTCTATGGTGCCTATTTTGCAGAAGCTAGAACACACAGCTGAAAATGATCTGCAGCATCCAATGACAAAAGATGCATATCAGCAGAATGAAGAGAGACTTCTCAGGGGCTGCTCTCTTCCACTTGAAACTTCTCCAGGCGATGGAAGCAAGCAACCATGTCCACTGAAAGGCAAAGAGAAAGCTTTATCTGATAGCAATATCGGTGGAAGATTCTCAAATAATCTAGATGACAGCCAAGAGAGTGTGGAAAGCTGTACCAGCACTGGATTACTTGGCAAGAGAAGATGGAAGTTTGATCAACAGTTAATTTGTGAGAGCAAAAGAGTCAAGCAGCAGACAGATGGATGTCCAGAATCAACATCTTTAATCAAACATGATAGATCTTTCATGAACTGGATATCAAACATGGTGAACGGGTTCTCTAAATCTAATCATGAAGAAGTTCCATCTCTTGGTCTCACCCATGCACATTCGAGTCGTGAACAGACAGATATTCTTCATGAAACCATGATATGTAGAGAACATCAAGAGTCTGTAAGCAAAAATATGGGTTTCCAAACTATATTTAGGTCCCTGTACCGTTCCGGTGTGAAGCTAATAGAAACTCAAGTATCAAGAGATGATTCTTCAGTAGAAAGATTGCAGAATCTTGTGCAGGCTGACAAAATTAATGTTCAACGTTCTTCGATCAACTCCTCTGTACAGAATCGGGTGTCTTTGGGTCACATTTTTATGGCAGATGAAAAGATCCTCCCATCCTCAACTGAATGTGTAGTCAGTCAGTCTGATCAAGCTTGGAATTTATCTGCAATTCCCATTAAAAATGAATTCAGCACCGACTCTGCAGAGGATAAAGCTCCAAGTAACCAAGAATTTTGTAAAGGTAACACTGGGATAAGTTCATCCAATTCTCTAGGTCATCACAAGATGACTGCTGCTGAGAATGCGAACACCCAAGTTGCATCTGATGGTAGAGAAACATATGACTTGTCTAACAAAAACAATCTTTTAGGTAGCTTATGGATCACCCGGTTTTCAACCAAAACAAATAGCATTCCATTGAACTTAAACCACTCCAAAAGAGATAATTGTCTGGCCATTGATGGTCTAGGTGACTGTGAAAGGCCCAACactcaaaatcagaaaagtcTGAGTTTTCCCATCGAGGAAAAGCATTCAGATACCAGGGTAAATGGGAATTCAGGTGATTTGGTTAAGAATTTGGAGACATTTGCTGCCAGTGCTGAGTTTTCTCTTGGCTTTAAGGAGATACATGAACGTAAGCATTCAAATTCTGTGCTTAAAATTCAATCTACTTTACCTTCCCAAGGACCCGAGAGTTCAGAAGCAATGGCCTCTACATTTGCTAGGAGAGTGGACGCCCTCAAACACATCATACCTTCAGAGGCTAAAAAAGATGCAAATTTCACTGCAGCAACTTGTTTTTACTGTGGTAAAAGTGGCCATAATTTACAAGACTGTTCAGAGGTAATGGAATCCGAGCTTGAGGATCTTCTGATAAATATGAGCAGTTGTAATTGGCCTGAAGATTCACCATGTTTGTGCATTAGATGTTTTCAGATTGATCATTGGGCCATTACCTGTCCGGTAGTGACTTCAAATAGGCAACATCAATTGGAGAATAAGATGTCCTTTGTTAAGTGTCAGAATGTTAGTAAACCAATTTTGTTTTCAGGCAATCAAAGAAAGGCGTGCTTTCTTGACAAGGGAGACCATCTTAAAGTTGGTCTATGCAGTGGAGAAGAACCTTCTATGAACACTGGCCTCAGAAACCTGGTGTTCAATCCAGAGGAGTTTTCTGGCAATAATTTGGGTTCAGATGAAACTGAGAAACGGAAAACTTCAAATTCTGGGAAGAAGAAACTGATAGAGCATCAGAATCTGCCTTTATCTAATTTGGTTAGCGAGCGGATTGAAGAAGTACCAAAAGTTATTTTTGATGCCGTGAGGCGGCTTCAGTTATCTCGTGCAGATATACTCAA ATGGATAAACTCCGATGTCTCACTGTTACATTTGGAAGGTCTTTTCCTGCGCTTGCGACTGGGTAAATGGGAAGCAGGATTAGGTGGAACTGGCTACTATGTTGCTTGTATTACAG GGGAACCAGTGAAAGATTCTAAAACTTCCATTTCTGTGAGTGTTGGAGGTATTAAATGCTCGGTTGGGAGTCAGTATGTGTCCAATCAGGACTTCTTAGAG GATGAACTAAAGGTCTGGTGGTCGAGAATTTTGAGGAATGGTGGGAAGATTCCGTCAACGGAGGATTTGGAAACGAAATTGAGACAGAGAATCAAATCAGGCTTCTAA
- the LOC113734224 gene encoding uncharacterized protein isoform X3 — translation MYKIWVVSKELTKSQSTESRDEMDEEKIEKDILVKERGENAGYLDENDKESCDPCNERIAIMAERSQENTGPIGSNIDMARTKALSGDLNMGISNDFNPIVSKAVNGGQFLEEVTTAAEVHRETVSEAQITPPQISMYLDEPNKEVKGAFEEERKNKSKIHGSMVPILQKLEHTAENDLQHPMTKDAYQQNEERLLRGCSLPLETSPGDGSKQPCPLKGKEKALSDSNIGGRFSNNLDDSQESVESCTSTGLLGKRRWKFDQQLICESKRVKQQTDGCPESTSLIKHDRSFMNWISNMVNGFSKSNHEEVPSLGLTHAHSSREQTDILHETMICREHQESVSKNMGFQTIFRSLYRSGVKLIETQVSRDDSSVERLQNLVQADKINVQRSSINSSVQNRVSLGHIFMADEKILPSSTECVVSQSDQAWNLSAIPIKNEFSTDSAEDKAPSNQEFCKGNTGISSSNSLGHHKMTAAENANTQVASDGRETYDLSNKNNLLGSLWITRFSTKTNSIPLNLNHSKRDNCLAIDGLGDCERPNTQNQKSLSFPIEEKHSDTRVNGNSGDLVKNLETFAASAEFSLGFKEIHERKHSNSVLKIQSTLPSQGPESSEAMASTFARRVDALKHIIPSEAKKDANFTAATCFYCGKSGHNLQDCSEVMESELEDLLINMSSCNWPEDSPCLCIRCFQIDHWAITCPVVTSNRQHQLENKMSFVKCQNVSKPILFSGNQRKACFLDKGDHLKVGLCSGEEPSMNTGLRNLVFNPEEFSGNNLGSDETEKRKTSNSGKKKLIEHQNLPLSNLVSERIEEVPKVIFDAVRRLQLSRADILKWINSDVSLLHLEGLFLRLRLGKWEAGLGGTGYYVACITGEPVKDSKTSISVSVGGIKCSVGSQYVSNQDFLEDELKVWWSRILRNGGKIPSTEDLETKLRQRIKSGF, via the exons ATGTACAAAATATGG GTTGTTTCTAAGGAACTGACTAAGAGTCAATCGACAGAGAGCAGAGATGAAATGGATGaagagaaaattgagaaagaCATTTTAGTTAAAGAAAGAGGTGAAAATGCTGGCTATCTTGATGAGAATGATAAAGAATCATGTGATCCATGCAATGAGCGAATTGCTATTATGGCtgaaagaagtcaagagaataCAG GTCCTATTGGTTCCAATATTGACATGGCAAGAACCAAAGCCTTATCTGGGGATCTTAATATGGGAATTTCGAATGATTTTAATCCTATTGTTAGCAAGGCTGTTAATGGTGGGCAGTTCCTTGAAGAAGTGACTACAGCTGCTGAAGTTCACAGGGAAACAGTATCTGAAGCACAGATTACCCCACCACAGATATCAATGTATCTTGACGAACCTAACAAGGAAGTGAAGGGGGCTTTTGAAGAAGAGCGAAAAAACAAGAGCAAGATACATGGGTCTATGGTGCCTATTTTGCAGAAGCTAGAACACACAGCTGAAAATGATCTGCAGCATCCAATGACAAAAGATGCATATCAGCAGAATGAAGAGAGACTTCTCAGGGGCTGCTCTCTTCCACTTGAAACTTCTCCAGGCGATGGAAGCAAGCAACCATGTCCACTGAAAGGCAAAGAGAAAGCTTTATCTGATAGCAATATCGGTGGAAGATTCTCAAATAATCTAGATGACAGCCAAGAGAGTGTGGAAAGCTGTACCAGCACTGGATTACTTGGCAAGAGAAGATGGAAGTTTGATCAACAGTTAATTTGTGAGAGCAAAAGAGTCAAGCAGCAGACAGATGGATGTCCAGAATCAACATCTTTAATCAAACATGATAGATCTTTCATGAACTGGATATCAAACATGGTGAACGGGTTCTCTAAATCTAATCATGAAGAAGTTCCATCTCTTGGTCTCACCCATGCACATTCGAGTCGTGAACAGACAGATATTCTTCATGAAACCATGATATGTAGAGAACATCAAGAGTCTGTAAGCAAAAATATGGGTTTCCAAACTATATTTAGGTCCCTGTACCGTTCCGGTGTGAAGCTAATAGAAACTCAAGTATCAAGAGATGATTCTTCAGTAGAAAGATTGCAGAATCTTGTGCAGGCTGACAAAATTAATGTTCAACGTTCTTCGATCAACTCCTCTGTACAGAATCGGGTGTCTTTGGGTCACATTTTTATGGCAGATGAAAAGATCCTCCCATCCTCAACTGAATGTGTAGTCAGTCAGTCTGATCAAGCTTGGAATTTATCTGCAATTCCCATTAAAAATGAATTCAGCACCGACTCTGCAGAGGATAAAGCTCCAAGTAACCAAGAATTTTGTAAAGGTAACACTGGGATAAGTTCATCCAATTCTCTAGGTCATCACAAGATGACTGCTGCTGAGAATGCGAACACCCAAGTTGCATCTGATGGTAGAGAAACATATGACTTGTCTAACAAAAACAATCTTTTAGGTAGCTTATGGATCACCCGGTTTTCAACCAAAACAAATAGCATTCCATTGAACTTAAACCACTCCAAAAGAGATAATTGTCTGGCCATTGATGGTCTAGGTGACTGTGAAAGGCCCAACactcaaaatcagaaaagtcTGAGTTTTCCCATCGAGGAAAAGCATTCAGATACCAGGGTAAATGGGAATTCAGGTGATTTGGTTAAGAATTTGGAGACATTTGCTGCCAGTGCTGAGTTTTCTCTTGGCTTTAAGGAGATACATGAACGTAAGCATTCAAATTCTGTGCTTAAAATTCAATCTACTTTACCTTCCCAAGGACCCGAGAGTTCAGAAGCAATGGCCTCTACATTTGCTAGGAGAGTGGACGCCCTCAAACACATCATACCTTCAGAGGCTAAAAAAGATGCAAATTTCACTGCAGCAACTTGTTTTTACTGTGGTAAAAGTGGCCATAATTTACAAGACTGTTCAGAGGTAATGGAATCCGAGCTTGAGGATCTTCTGATAAATATGAGCAGTTGTAATTGGCCTGAAGATTCACCATGTTTGTGCATTAGATGTTTTCAGATTGATCATTGGGCCATTACCTGTCCGGTAGTGACTTCAAATAGGCAACATCAATTGGAGAATAAGATGTCCTTTGTTAAGTGTCAGAATGTTAGTAAACCAATTTTGTTTTCAGGCAATCAAAGAAAGGCGTGCTTTCTTGACAAGGGAGACCATCTTAAAGTTGGTCTATGCAGTGGAGAAGAACCTTCTATGAACACTGGCCTCAGAAACCTGGTGTTCAATCCAGAGGAGTTTTCTGGCAATAATTTGGGTTCAGATGAAACTGAGAAACGGAAAACTTCAAATTCTGGGAAGAAGAAACTGATAGAGCATCAGAATCTGCCTTTATCTAATTTGGTTAGCGAGCGGATTGAAGAAGTACCAAAAGTTATTTTTGATGCCGTGAGGCGGCTTCAGTTATCTCGTGCAGATATACTCAA ATGGATAAACTCCGATGTCTCACTGTTACATTTGGAAGGTCTTTTCCTGCGCTTGCGACTGGGTAAATGGGAAGCAGGATTAGGTGGAACTGGCTACTATGTTGCTTGTATTACAG GGGAACCAGTGAAAGATTCTAAAACTTCCATTTCTGTGAGTGTTGGAGGTATTAAATGCTCGGTTGGGAGTCAGTATGTGTCCAATCAGGACTTCTTAGAG GATGAACTAAAGGTCTGGTGGTCGAGAATTTTGAGGAATGGTGGGAAGATTCCGTCAACGGAGGATTTGGAAACGAAATTGAGACAGAGAATCAAATCAGGCTTCTAA
- the LOC113734224 gene encoding uncharacterized protein isoform X2 codes for MSADNGDMDLGLSLGCSSNCIRTKLKENSGAGVNAASIIDMTYAASNSLSELIWSPHSGLSVKCAERSLADKKPFLLWNVGPSNRIPSLSQGISCNGTDDETKMEENFIISEAAFHVDSEIVQRASLSQSPGSTARPIIGSSHVQNMESRDEMDEEKIEKDILVKERGENAGYLDENDKESCDPCNERIAIMAERSQENTGPIGSNIDMARTKALSGDLNMGISNDFNPIVSKAVNGGQFLEEVTTAAEVHRETVSEAQITPPQISMYLDEPNKEVKGAFEEERKNKSKIHGSMVPILQKLEHTAENDLQHPMTKDAYQQNEERLLRGCSLPLETSPGDGSKQPCPLKGKEKALSDSNIGGRFSNNLDDSQESVESCTSTGLLGKRRWKFDQQLICESKRVKQQTDGCPESTSLIKHDRSFMNWISNMVNGFSKSNHEEVPSLGLTHAHSSREQTDILHETMICREHQESVSKNMGFQTIFRSLYRSGVKLIETQVSRDDSSVERLQNLVQADKINVQRSSINSSVQNRVSLGHIFMADEKILPSSTECVVSQSDQAWNLSAIPIKNEFSTDSAEDKAPSNQEFCKGNTGISSSNSLGHHKMTAAENANTQVASDGRETYDLSNKNNLLGSLWITRFSTKTNSIPLNLNHSKRDNCLAIDGLGDCERPNTQNQKSLSFPIEEKHSDTRVNGNSGDLVKNLETFAASAEFSLGFKEIHERKHSNSVLKIQSTLPSQGPESSEAMASTFARRVDALKHIIPSEAKKDANFTAATCFYCGKSGHNLQDCSEVMESELEDLLINMSSCNWPEDSPCLCIRCFQIDHWAITCPVVTSNRQHQLENKMSFVKCQNVSKPILFSGNQRKACFLDKGDHLKVGLCSGEEPSMNTGLRNLVFNPEEFSGNNLGSDETEKRKTSNSGKKKLIEHQNLPLSNLVSERIEEVPKVIFDAVRRLQLSRADILKWINSDVSLLHLEGLFLRLRLGKWEAGLGGTGYYVACITGEPVKDSKTSISVSVGGIKCSVGSQYVSNQDFLEDELKVWWSRILRNGGKIPSTEDLETKLRQRIKSGF; via the exons ATGAGTGCTGACAATGGCGACATGGATTTGGGGCTTTCCCTTGGATGTTCCAGTAACTGCATCAGGACAAAGTTGAAGGAAAATTCTGGTGCAGGTGTAAATGCAGCATCAATAATCGACATGACATATGCAGCATCTAATTCCCTGTCTGAATTAATTTGGTCCCCGCACAGCGGTTTGAGTGTCAAATGTGCTGAGCGCAGCTTAGCAGATAAGAAGCCTTTTCTTTTGTGGAATGTGGGACCAAGCAATAGGATTCCTTCACTATCTCAAGGTATCAGCTGCAATGGAACTGATGATGAGACAAAGATGGAGGAAAATTTCATTATTTCAGAGGCAGCATTCCATGTGGACAGTGAGATTGTGCAGAGAGCTAGTTTGAGTCAATCTCCTGGAAGCACTGCCAGGCCAATAATTGGTTCAAGCCATGTACAAAATATGG AGAGCAGAGATGAAATGGATGaagagaaaattgagaaagaCATTTTAGTTAAAGAAAGAGGTGAAAATGCTGGCTATCTTGATGAGAATGATAAAGAATCATGTGATCCATGCAATGAGCGAATTGCTATTATGGCtgaaagaagtcaagagaataCAG GTCCTATTGGTTCCAATATTGACATGGCAAGAACCAAAGCCTTATCTGGGGATCTTAATATGGGAATTTCGAATGATTTTAATCCTATTGTTAGCAAGGCTGTTAATGGTGGGCAGTTCCTTGAAGAAGTGACTACAGCTGCTGAAGTTCACAGGGAAACAGTATCTGAAGCACAGATTACCCCACCACAGATATCAATGTATCTTGACGAACCTAACAAGGAAGTGAAGGGGGCTTTTGAAGAAGAGCGAAAAAACAAGAGCAAGATACATGGGTCTATGGTGCCTATTTTGCAGAAGCTAGAACACACAGCTGAAAATGATCTGCAGCATCCAATGACAAAAGATGCATATCAGCAGAATGAAGAGAGACTTCTCAGGGGCTGCTCTCTTCCACTTGAAACTTCTCCAGGCGATGGAAGCAAGCAACCATGTCCACTGAAAGGCAAAGAGAAAGCTTTATCTGATAGCAATATCGGTGGAAGATTCTCAAATAATCTAGATGACAGCCAAGAGAGTGTGGAAAGCTGTACCAGCACTGGATTACTTGGCAAGAGAAGATGGAAGTTTGATCAACAGTTAATTTGTGAGAGCAAAAGAGTCAAGCAGCAGACAGATGGATGTCCAGAATCAACATCTTTAATCAAACATGATAGATCTTTCATGAACTGGATATCAAACATGGTGAACGGGTTCTCTAAATCTAATCATGAAGAAGTTCCATCTCTTGGTCTCACCCATGCACATTCGAGTCGTGAACAGACAGATATTCTTCATGAAACCATGATATGTAGAGAACATCAAGAGTCTGTAAGCAAAAATATGGGTTTCCAAACTATATTTAGGTCCCTGTACCGTTCCGGTGTGAAGCTAATAGAAACTCAAGTATCAAGAGATGATTCTTCAGTAGAAAGATTGCAGAATCTTGTGCAGGCTGACAAAATTAATGTTCAACGTTCTTCGATCAACTCCTCTGTACAGAATCGGGTGTCTTTGGGTCACATTTTTATGGCAGATGAAAAGATCCTCCCATCCTCAACTGAATGTGTAGTCAGTCAGTCTGATCAAGCTTGGAATTTATCTGCAATTCCCATTAAAAATGAATTCAGCACCGACTCTGCAGAGGATAAAGCTCCAAGTAACCAAGAATTTTGTAAAGGTAACACTGGGATAAGTTCATCCAATTCTCTAGGTCATCACAAGATGACTGCTGCTGAGAATGCGAACACCCAAGTTGCATCTGATGGTAGAGAAACATATGACTTGTCTAACAAAAACAATCTTTTAGGTAGCTTATGGATCACCCGGTTTTCAACCAAAACAAATAGCATTCCATTGAACTTAAACCACTCCAAAAGAGATAATTGTCTGGCCATTGATGGTCTAGGTGACTGTGAAAGGCCCAACactcaaaatcagaaaagtcTGAGTTTTCCCATCGAGGAAAAGCATTCAGATACCAGGGTAAATGGGAATTCAGGTGATTTGGTTAAGAATTTGGAGACATTTGCTGCCAGTGCTGAGTTTTCTCTTGGCTTTAAGGAGATACATGAACGTAAGCATTCAAATTCTGTGCTTAAAATTCAATCTACTTTACCTTCCCAAGGACCCGAGAGTTCAGAAGCAATGGCCTCTACATTTGCTAGGAGAGTGGACGCCCTCAAACACATCATACCTTCAGAGGCTAAAAAAGATGCAAATTTCACTGCAGCAACTTGTTTTTACTGTGGTAAAAGTGGCCATAATTTACAAGACTGTTCAGAGGTAATGGAATCCGAGCTTGAGGATCTTCTGATAAATATGAGCAGTTGTAATTGGCCTGAAGATTCACCATGTTTGTGCATTAGATGTTTTCAGATTGATCATTGGGCCATTACCTGTCCGGTAGTGACTTCAAATAGGCAACATCAATTGGAGAATAAGATGTCCTTTGTTAAGTGTCAGAATGTTAGTAAACCAATTTTGTTTTCAGGCAATCAAAGAAAGGCGTGCTTTCTTGACAAGGGAGACCATCTTAAAGTTGGTCTATGCAGTGGAGAAGAACCTTCTATGAACACTGGCCTCAGAAACCTGGTGTTCAATCCAGAGGAGTTTTCTGGCAATAATTTGGGTTCAGATGAAACTGAGAAACGGAAAACTTCAAATTCTGGGAAGAAGAAACTGATAGAGCATCAGAATCTGCCTTTATCTAATTTGGTTAGCGAGCGGATTGAAGAAGTACCAAAAGTTATTTTTGATGCCGTGAGGCGGCTTCAGTTATCTCGTGCAGATATACTCAA ATGGATAAACTCCGATGTCTCACTGTTACATTTGGAAGGTCTTTTCCTGCGCTTGCGACTGGGTAAATGGGAAGCAGGATTAGGTGGAACTGGCTACTATGTTGCTTGTATTACAG GGGAACCAGTGAAAGATTCTAAAACTTCCATTTCTGTGAGTGTTGGAGGTATTAAATGCTCGGTTGGGAGTCAGTATGTGTCCAATCAGGACTTCTTAGAG GATGAACTAAAGGTCTGGTGGTCGAGAATTTTGAGGAATGGTGGGAAGATTCCGTCAACGGAGGATTTGGAAACGAAATTGAGACAGAGAATCAAATCAGGCTTCTAA
- the LOC140037556 gene encoding uncharacterized protein, translating to MDVFNQTVRDMFRSQTVLETFVDVLLCLVPIWLAVTIGLFIGWSWRPRWTGLLFLGLRSKFRFAWTVPAGFGARQLWFAFTAFSAFSLTRKLLSKLHGRIRKDFSLASAQVEQPAVDFPSLSAQTVEARSSSDDIRPTAGTLETDKNVVTENDLAHLLHLLDGKDGEMAWQSMMERSTPNLAYRAWRYEAETGPVVFRSKTVFEDATPDLVRDFFWDDEFRLKWDPMILSVEILEECPLNGTMIVRWTKKFPFFCSDREYIIGRRIWEAGGTYYCVTKGVPHPAVPRRDRPRRVDLYFSSWIIKPVHSLKGDGQLSACEVMLVHYEDMGIPRDVAKLGVRHGMWGTVKKLHAGLRAYQIARRSEESPSRCALMARTTTRISSDEGAYALLEPNRKEEEKANRRDIQCHKNDGGIDWRWVAIGGAAVAVGLHTGFIGKVLLVAAGHRAGKRRGN from the exons atgGACGTTTTCAACCAAACAGTGAGGGATATGTTCAGGTCACAGACGGTATTGGAAACGTTCGTCGACGTTTTACTCTGCCTCGTTCCGATTTGGCTCGCGGTAACGATCGGACTCTTTATCGGCTGGTCGTGGAGGCCTAGGTGGACCGGACTGCTATTTCTCGGTCTCCGGTCTAAGTTCCGGTTCGCTTGGACCGTTCCTGCGGGTTTTGGCGCTCGCCAGCTTTGGTTCGCCTTCACCGCCTTCTCCGCGTTCTCGCTTACCCGTAAACTCTTGTCTAAGCTCCATGGCAGGATTAGGAAGGACTTCTCTTTGGCTTCGGCTCAGGTAGAGCAGCCGGCTGTGGATTTTCCATCGCTTTCGGCTCAGACTGTTGAGGCTAGATCTAGCAGTGATGATATCAG GCCAACCGCTGGAACACTTGAGACAGACAAGAATGTTGTCACGGAGAATGATTTGGCACACTTGCTACATCTTCTTGATGGAAAAGATGGAGAGATGGCTTGGCAGAGTATGATGGAGCGCTCCACTCCCAACTTAGCATACCGAGCTTGGCGCTACGAGGCTGAG ACTGGCCCTGTAGTGTTTAGAAGCAAAACTGTCTTTGAAGATGCAACTCCTGATTTAGTCAGAGATTTCTTCTGGGATGATGAGTTCCGTCTTAAATGGGATCCCATGATTTTGTCTGTCGAAATCTTGGAGGAGTGCCCCCTTAATGGGACCATGATAGTACGCTGGACTAAAAAG TTTCCCTTTTTTTGCAGTGACAGAGaatatattattggaagaaggATATGGGAAGCTGGGGGAACATACTATTGTGTAACCAAG GGAGTACCGCATCCAGCTGTGCCTAGAAGAGACAGACCCAGACGTGTTGATTTATACTTTTCCAGCTGGATTATTAAGCCTG TGCACTCACTTAAAGGGGATGGCCAGTTGTCTGCATGTGAGGTGATGCTAGTCCACTATGAAGATATGGGGATCCCCAGGGACGTGGCTAAACTTGGTGTACGTCATGGGATGTGGGGAACTGTTAAGAAATTGCATGCTGGCTTAAGAGCATACCAGATCGCGAGGAGGTCAGAAGAATCACCATCCAGGTGTGCTCTGATGGCAAGGACCACCACAAGAATTTCTTCTGATGAGGGCGCTTACGCCTTATTAGAGCCAAATcgcaaggaagaagaaaaagctaACAGAAGGGACATCCAGTGCCACAAGAATGACGGTGGAATTGATTGGAGGTGGGTAGCTATCGGTGGAGCGGCAGTGGCTGTTGGACTTCACACAGGCTTTATTGGAAAGGTTCTGTTAGTTGCAGCGGGCCATAGAGCTGGCAAGAGGAGAGGAAATTAG